The DNA segment CCAAACATATAGAACTTTCTCTTTGTATTTTTCAAGAGGAACTGGAGTACCCCATACCAAGTCTCTTGTAATACAACGAGGGTGTAAACCATCTTTTAACCAAGAGTGTGTGATGGTCTTCGAATTCTTAGACCACTTACCTTCAGTGGATGCCTTTTCGACCCATTTACTAATATCACCTTCTAACTTATCCAGTGACAAGAAAATATGATCAGAGAACTTTGGAATTGGAGAAGCGTTATCCAATTTACAACGTGGGTTGATTAATTCGAAAGGATCTAGTAAAGAGCCACATTTATCACACTGATCACCACGAGCATCATTGTAGTGACATTTTGGACATTCACCTTCTACGTATCTATCAGCTAAGTAGGAGTTATGTTCAGGACAGTATAACTGTTTCATAGATTGTTCTTCTAAGAAACCATTTTCGTTTAACTTCATGAAAATGTCTTGAGCAATTTTAGTTTGTTTGTCGGTGGTGGTTCTTCCAAAATAATCGAATCCAATTTGAAACCATTTGTAAACGTCGCTGTGGATCTTATGGTATTTGTCACATAGCTCTCTTGGGCTAACACCTTCTTCCAAGGCTTTAGTTTCAGTAGCGGTACCGTACTCATCGGTACcacaaataaataaagtatTATAGTTTCTTGATTTACAGTAACGAGCATAAATATCGGCTGATAGAACACTACCAACAATATTACCTAAATGTGGAACGTTGTTAACGTATGGCAACGCAGaagtaattaaaatatttctctCACCATCGGTTGGTAAGATTTTTTTGTCTGTTGGAACTTTTTTAACCTCAACACCAgccaatatattttgattaccagtatttttcaaatgagATAAATCTCTTGGAACTAAAGATGAGGCCTTAGATATAGCGCTTTGGATTTTAGTTTTAACATCCGCGTTAGCGATAGAATCAACCAATTTAGTAGTTTTTCTGTAGTTCTTTGCATACTGATTGGCAAAACTGATCAACTTGGAAGCAGTGACTGACGCATTAAAGTCAATTGAAGAGACCTCAACATTCAAGCCCTCGAAGTCGTTCAAAGCATATCTTAAAATAGCGTCTGTGTTAAATAATCTGAATTGATCGTTGATCGACAAAGAGGGAGTCTTTAAATCTTCATTAACACTTAACTTCAAATCCTTTGTTTTGAATTCTAAAGCAATAGTCAATTTCAAGTTGTTGGCgattaataattcttgGGGATGCTcctttgaaaaatcaaaagatAATTGGGCAGACATATTTGTCAATGTTTCCGTTGCTGTAGTGCAATATGAAATGATAGGACAAAGACCAGTTAACGCAAACCAAGAATAGTAGTAATAACCTTAATAAGTGGCATTATTAGAAAGTACAcatatgcatatatataagacTTAATTGTATGACCCTCTCCCTCTCTACTAAGAATTGGAATCAACAACTGTGAGTAATGTATTTGAtgcaataataatttagttGATTATGGTatgtaatttttcaaaataaattttttgaattggCCTCGAGATTTCGGAACAACATTACTGAGAAAGGTCCGCACACAGTCGAAACAAATGCGAAAAAGTAACGATAGTCAGAGATTAGGATCTTGTTTCTCGAGACAGTTGCTTCACTTCTCGAGAAGTGAAGCAACTGTCACTCCAGAAAGGGTCACAGCGGATGTCACTGATGTAGATAGATCTGTTGGCCTATATATAACATTAGATAACACACCTCCACGCTCGCGGTACGAAACTGTCGATTCAGATCATATATGCGAAGCGTCAAGCCCAATCTTACCGTATTAAAATGCAAACTTAAAGAGGCTCAAGACACTCTCGCTGTCACCTTGGCTTGAAAGTAATAAACAAAGATGTCTCAAAACCTTCTAACGATGGAGACGCAGCAGTTTACAATGCAAACCTTGACTTGCTATCGCCTCCTTCTCACCTTCCTGCTCTGTGCCGCAACAATGGACATGCGTGCACACGCAATGGCAAAGTGGTTGTAAAGGGCTGCGAGTTTGCAAACTTGTGGGGAAGGGAGGGTTCGTGGAGATGTGCACTGGTTCGTGTGGAGACTCTTTCACCCACCTGGGGTGAACATCGGCGAATAGAAGAATGTTGACAAGATCTCCGCAGAATTGCAAGATTTCCCGTGTTGCTATGAATATTAAACGTTTCGAAATCgttcaaaatattcatatgATTTCGTATTTTCGTAATTTCGTATTTTCGTAATTGCTAGTTCGTTATTGTAACTTCAATACACTTTTATACTTTACTTTAAGTGTTTATTGCATGTAATCCCCGCAATCTGAGTGAGGTAAACGTATCTTGTCTGTGTGAATGTGTGTTGTAGTATATCGTTTTATgt comes from the Tetrapisispora phaffii CBS 4417 chromosome 1, complete genome genome and includes:
- the TPHA0A05450 gene encoding uncharacterized protein (similar to Saccharomyces cerevisiae MES1 (YGR264C); ancestral locus Anc_5.41), encoding MSAQLSFDFSKEHPQELLIANNLKLTIALEFKTKDLKLSVNEDLKTPSLSINDQFRLFNTDAILRYALNDFEGLNVEVSSIDFNASVTASKLISFANQYAKNYRKTTKLVDSIANADVKTKIQSAISKASSLVPRDLSHLKNTGNQNILAGVEVKKVPTDKKILPTDGERNILITSALPYVNNVPHLGNIVGSVLSADIYARYCKSRNYNTLFICGTDEYGTATETKALEEGVSPRELCDKYHKIHSDVYKWFQIGFDYFGRTTTDKQTKIAQDIFMKLNENGFLEEQSMKQLYCPEHNSYLADRYVEGECPKCHYNDARGDQCDKCGSLLDPFELINPRCKLDNASPIPKFSDHIFLSLDKLEGDISKWVEKASTEGKWSKNSKTITHSWLKDGLHPRCITRDLVWGTPVPLEKYKEKVLYVWFDATIGYVSITANYTDDWEKWWKNPENVDLYQFMGKDNVPFHTVIFPGSELGTNEPWTMLHHLNTTEYLQYEGGKFSKSRGVGVFGNNAEDSGIPPSVWRYYLASIRPETSDSHFSWDDFVTKNNSELLANLGNFVNRLIKFVNTKYNGVVPEFEVKNLPGYDNLNDDINKLMSSYVTEMEDAHERRGLEIAMALSARGNQFLQDNKLDNALFSQHPNKSDAVIGVGLNIVYAVASLIYPFMPETAETIYRILNAPALKICDSFNIAVLGGHHINQAEYLFKRIDEKSIETWREKYGGQK